Proteins from one Bacteroidales bacterium genomic window:
- a CDS encoding outer membrane lipoprotein carrier protein LolA, which translates to MKRITIIIIFLSVFISCSYAQIELSKDPEAKKILDAVSAKTKSFKSLRIKFNYTIENKQTEEKDNFKGYAFLSGKKYKIIIPGIEIFSDGITVWTYMKDAEEITITEPGPNDESIFNPAKLFTIYETGYKYLLIGQEKIDNILHDVIDIFPELEENSPYSKIRLKINPGKDQIYSIETFSKNGINYTINVVEHKPNVKITEKLFILDKSRYPEDIEIVDLR; encoded by the coding sequence ATGAAAAGAATAACAATCATAATTATTTTCTTATCTGTATTTATATCCTGTTCTTATGCACAAATAGAACTTTCAAAAGATCCTGAAGCAAAAAAAATATTAGATGCTGTTTCAGCAAAAACAAAATCTTTTAAAAGTTTGAGAATTAAGTTTAATTACACAATAGAAAATAAACAGACAGAAGAAAAAGATAATTTTAAAGGTTATGCTTTTTTAAGCGGTAAAAAATATAAAATTATCATTCCGGGTATTGAGATTTTTTCTGACGGAATAACCGTATGGACATATATGAAAGATGCTGAAGAAATAACAATTACAGAACCCGGACCCAATGATGAATCAATATTTAATCCTGCAAAGTTATTTACAATATACGAAACAGGATACAAATATCTTTTAATCGGCCAAGAAAAAATTGATAATATATTGCATGATGTTATAGATATTTTCCCTGAATTGGAAGAAAACAGCCCATATTCAAAAATAAGATTAAAAATTAATCCGGGCAAAGATCAAATTTATTCAATAGAAACTTTCAGTAAAAACGGTATTAATTACACAATTAATGTTGTAGAACATAAACCGAATGTAAAAATAACTGAAAAACTATTTATACTTGATAAATCAAGGTATCCGGAAGATATTGAAATAGTTGATCTGAGATAA
- a CDS encoding response regulator, translating into MSKAKILIVEDDSMLCTVFEMFLEELGYSHSGTFASGEAALAHMENDQPDLILMDIHLEGEIDGVDTAKIIFEKYNIPIIYISGVSDVSTVKRAVLNNTYGFMTKPVYRNSLELNIEFAIAKHQLLNI; encoded by the coding sequence ATGAGTAAAGCAAAAATATTGATTGTAGAAGATGACAGTATGTTATGTACCGTCTTTGAAATGTTTTTAGAAGAATTGGGATATTCTCATTCCGGAACATTTGCTTCCGGTGAAGCTGCTCTTGCTCATATGGAAAATGACCAACCTGATTTAATCTTAATGGACATACATCTTGAAGGTGAAATTGACGGTGTTGATACAGCAAAAATTATTTTTGAAAAATACAATATCCCAATCATATATATATCCGGCGTCAGCGATGTAAGTACTGTAAAAAGAGCTGTATTAAATAATACATACGGTTTTATGACAAAACCTGTGTATAGGAACAGCTTAGAGTTAAATATTGAATTTGCTATTGCAAAACATCAATTATTAAATATATAG